The Cloeon dipterum chromosome X, ieCloDipt1.1, whole genome shotgun sequence genome includes a window with the following:
- the LOC135945660 gene encoding probable E3 ubiquitin-protein ligase makorin-1 has product MAAERRPLAPCRFFSNNGSCRQGDSCPFPHVARSGPVPCRYFLEGRCMFGIQCRNIHTSGPRSEDDDDDDSLGAASIARQQQTSRRNQENNRGRNTASSSSSSNADNRRFPLTENHRKQSFRPNNRRGRGQENKGAGSSISPTHWAAAPEFVPKTPPRIPVSYADALNVKRTKAAEDAALCVIHEDCLPCPDGQDCVYVHGEFCELCCKFSLHPFNEDQRKKHTSECIKQHEKDMELSFAVARSKDKMCGICFETIVEKSPREQRFGILPNCNHCFCLNCIRTWRQAKNFENNITRGCPECRTASDFVCPSVYWVETKEEKDKLINDYKLAMQNKDCKYFKRGEGKCPFGNKCFYQHNLPNGTHVDVGPPTRARRRNGADGEVDLMQHIILWDFLDEHDSHFFYLDELDLDDSIMTDSEISDSDYEYLY; this is encoded by the exons ATGGCTGCGGAGCGGAGGCCCTTGGCTCCGTGCAG GTTTTTCTCAAACAACGGCTCGTGCCGACAGGGAGACAGCTGCCCATTCCCTCACGTCGCGCGGTCCGGTCCTGTCCCCTGCAGGTACTTTCTCGAGGGCCGCTGCATGTTCGGCATACAATGCAG AAATATTCACACGAGTGGACCTCGCAGcgaggacgacgacgacgacgattCCCTGGGAGCAGCGTCGATCGCGCGACAACAACAGACAAGCCGGCGGAATCAGGAGAACAACCGCGGCAGAAACACCGCCAGTTCCTCTTCCAGCAGTAATGCAGATAACAGACGCTTTCCACTGACTGAAAACCACCGAAAACAAAG TTTCAGACCAAATAACAGGAGAGGCCGGGGTCAGGAGAACAAAGGCGCTGGCAGCTCAATTTCTCCCACGCATTGGGCCGCGGCGCCTGAATTTGTGCCGAAGACACCACCAAGAATACCAGTGTCCTACGCTGACGCACTCAATGTCAAAAGAACCAAGGCGGCTGAGGACGCCGCTCTCTGCGTGATCCATGAAGACTGTCTTCCTTGCCCAGATGGACAGGACTGCGTCTACGTGCACGGCGAATTCTGCGAGCTGTGCTGCAAGTTCAGTTTGCATCCCTTCAACGAGGATCAGAGGAAAAAGCACACTTCA GAATGTATCAAGCAACATGAGAAAGACATGGAGCTGTCATTCGCCGTCGCTCGCTCCAAAGACAAGATGTGCGGTATTTGCTTTGAAACCATAGTTGAGAAGTCTCCAAGAGAGCAGCGCTTTGGTATTTTGCCCAACTGCAACCATTGCTTCTGCCTTAACTGCATTCGTACCTGGAGACAAGccaagaattttgaaaacaacatCACAAG GGGCTGTCCGGAGTGCCGAACCGCCTCGGACTTTGTGTGTCCTAGCGTTTACTGGGTTGAGACCAAGGAGGAGAAGGACAAGCTCATCAATGACTACAAGCTCGCCATGCA GAACAAGGACTGCAAATATTTCAAGCGTGGCGAGGGCAAGTGTCCTTTCGGCAACAAATGCTTCTACCAGCACAACCTTCCCAATGGAACCCACGTAGACGTTGGACCCCCAACAAGGGCTAGAAGGCGCAACGGCGCTGATGGAGAAGTCGACCTCATGCAG CACATAATTCTGTGGGACTTCCTGGATGAGCACGACAGTCACTTCTTCTACCTAGATGAGCTCGACCTTGACGACTCAATCATGACCGACTCAGAGATCTCTGATTCGGACTACGAGTACCTCTACTAA
- the LOC135946686 gene encoding uncharacterized protein LOC135946686 isoform X1, which yields MPGISKDYRLKLAGQFWTSGRDTESCRGKLRWCTRYLNDFIKKDIVWKAGVDPKSANNSCVYIDFGDPSDPNVGLPSLGLADCSEKKKILCEAVSGVGYKSMMHSHFCRLSFNVKEDESNQIWETGDFTKTSFRAKQMIQCLAEHIGIVYNSTKINDHVYFNMMSRMFFPIDEEAFNQSRTEKMKIMESLGIKYSMKKNMALGFNLMHDLFDDHFSAHFQLATDMINSLFNCRSIESIYGFYCFNSGWNLFFFRLEKNQDIFAFDFLQCLLKSNGLDRFWNSYNFQLEPLTAIPAERELVSDCQTFRGFLQSRKFCIPPNFVTNIESTSGIIYVTQGTINIKKMETSSVMACLDRRGSLPYATSKEEFELLYLYFRGVAPNLIIIWDQAYASWDGTYVWCRSDVNPLDFFERVAVPSEITVNGTTQQSPMMLISLPGPEPNLHAAPVTEELLYEVDVFCRFPSSVVAECKAKTDAPHWEF from the exons atgCCTGGCATAAGCAAAGACTATAGGTTGAAGCTAGCTGGGCAATTCTGGACATCAGGAAGGGACACTGAATCTTGTCGTGGAAAATTAAGATGGTGCACTCGGTATCTAAACGATTTTATCAAGAAAGACATAGTTTGGAAAGCAGGAGTGGATCCGAAATCAGCGAATAACTCCTGCGTTTACATTGATTTTGGTGATCCATCGGATCCTAATGTTGGTTTACCGAGCTTAGGATTGGCTGACTGTTCGGAAAAAAAGAAGATATTGTGCGAA GCAGTATCAGGAGTGGGGTACAAATCGATGATGCATTCACACTTTTGCAGACTGAGTTTTAACGTTAAAGAAG atgAATCAAACCAAATCTGGGAAACTGGAGATTTTACGAAGACTAGCTTTCGAGCGAAA caaatgaTACAATGCCTAGCGGAACACATTGGAATa GTGTACAACTCGACGAAAATTAATGATCACGTATATTTCAATATGATGTCTAGGATGTTTTTTCCCAT TGACGAAGAAGCATTCAATCAATCAAGaacggaaaaaatgaaaattatggaaTCGCTTGGAATTAAATACAGCATGAAGAAGAATATGGCTctcggttttaatttaatgcatgaCCTGTTTGATGACCACTTCTCTGCCCACTTTCAACTTGCCACTGATATGATCAACAGTCTTTTCAACTGTAGGAGCATTGAAAGTATTTATggcttttattgtttcaattctggatggaatttgtttttttttcgcttAGAGAAAAACCAGGATATTTTCGCTTTTGATTTTCTGCAGTGCCTCCTCAAGTCAAACGGGCTTGATCGCTTTTGGAACTCTTATAATTTCCAGCTAGAG ccGTTGACAGCAATTCCAGCGGAGAGAGAGTTAGTCTCAGACTGCCAGACATTCAGAGGCTTTCTTCAGAGTAGGAAATTCTGCATACCTC CTAATTTTGTGACCAACATTGAAAGTACATCTGGAATTATCTACGTTACACAAGGAACTATCAATATCAAAAAA ATGGAAACGTCATCAGTTATGGCCTGCTTAGACAGAAGAGGATCACTACCCTACGCCACAAGCAAGGAAGAGTTTGAACTTTTGTACTTGTATTTTAGag GTGTGGCGCCAAACTTAATAATCATATGGGACCAAGCGTACGCTTCATGGGACGGCACTTACGTTTGGTGTCGCAGCGATGTCAACCCTTTAGATTTCTTTGAGAGAGTTGCAGTTCCATCCGAGATTACAGTGAACGGCACAACCCAACAGAGCCCAATGATGCTGATATCATTGCCCGGCCCTGAACCGAATTTGCATGCAGCGCCCGTTACTGAGGAGCTGCTGTACGAAGTTGATGTCTTCTGCCGGTTTCCTTCATCAGTTGTGGCAGAATGTAAAGCCAAAACTGATGCACCTCAttgggaattttaa
- the LOC135946686 gene encoding uncharacterized protein LOC135946686 isoform X2, protein MPGISKDYRLKLAGQFWTSGRDTESCRGKLRWCTRYLNDFIKKDIVWKAGVDPKSANNSCVYIDFGDPSDPNVGLPSLGLADCSEKKKILCEAVSGVGYKSMMHSHFCRLSFNVKEDESNQIWETGDFTKTSFRAKQMIQCLAEHIGIVYNSTKINDHVYFNMMSRMFFPIDEEAFNQSRTEKMKIMESLGIKYSMKKNMALGFNLMHDLFDDHFSAHFQLATDMINSLFNCRSIEKKNQDIFAFDFLQCLLKSNGLDRFWNSYNFQLEPLTAIPAERELVSDCQTFRGFLQSRKFCIPPNFVTNIESTSGIIYVTQGTINIKKMETSSVMACLDRRGSLPYATSKEEFELLYLYFRGVAPNLIIIWDQAYASWDGTYVWCRSDVNPLDFFERVAVPSEITVNGTTQQSPMMLISLPGPEPNLHAAPVTEELLYEVDVFCRFPSSVVAECKAKTDAPHWEF, encoded by the exons atgCCTGGCATAAGCAAAGACTATAGGTTGAAGCTAGCTGGGCAATTCTGGACATCAGGAAGGGACACTGAATCTTGTCGTGGAAAATTAAGATGGTGCACTCGGTATCTAAACGATTTTATCAAGAAAGACATAGTTTGGAAAGCAGGAGTGGATCCGAAATCAGCGAATAACTCCTGCGTTTACATTGATTTTGGTGATCCATCGGATCCTAATGTTGGTTTACCGAGCTTAGGATTGGCTGACTGTTCGGAAAAAAAGAAGATATTGTGCGAA GCAGTATCAGGAGTGGGGTACAAATCGATGATGCATTCACACTTTTGCAGACTGAGTTTTAACGTTAAAGAAG atgAATCAAACCAAATCTGGGAAACTGGAGATTTTACGAAGACTAGCTTTCGAGCGAAA caaatgaTACAATGCCTAGCGGAACACATTGGAATa GTGTACAACTCGACGAAAATTAATGATCACGTATATTTCAATATGATGTCTAGGATGTTTTTTCCCAT TGACGAAGAAGCATTCAATCAATCAAGaacggaaaaaatgaaaattatggaaTCGCTTGGAATTAAATACAGCATGAAGAAGAATATGGCTctcggttttaatttaatgcatgaCCTGTTTGATGACCACTTCTCTGCCCACTTTCAACTTGCCACTGATATGATCAACAGTCTTTTCAACTGTAGGAGCATTGAAA AGAAAAACCAGGATATTTTCGCTTTTGATTTTCTGCAGTGCCTCCTCAAGTCAAACGGGCTTGATCGCTTTTGGAACTCTTATAATTTCCAGCTAGAG ccGTTGACAGCAATTCCAGCGGAGAGAGAGTTAGTCTCAGACTGCCAGACATTCAGAGGCTTTCTTCAGAGTAGGAAATTCTGCATACCTC CTAATTTTGTGACCAACATTGAAAGTACATCTGGAATTATCTACGTTACACAAGGAACTATCAATATCAAAAAA ATGGAAACGTCATCAGTTATGGCCTGCTTAGACAGAAGAGGATCACTACCCTACGCCACAAGCAAGGAAGAGTTTGAACTTTTGTACTTGTATTTTAGag GTGTGGCGCCAAACTTAATAATCATATGGGACCAAGCGTACGCTTCATGGGACGGCACTTACGTTTGGTGTCGCAGCGATGTCAACCCTTTAGATTTCTTTGAGAGAGTTGCAGTTCCATCCGAGATTACAGTGAACGGCACAACCCAACAGAGCCCAATGATGCTGATATCATTGCCCGGCCCTGAACCGAATTTGCATGCAGCGCCCGTTACTGAGGAGCTGCTGTACGAAGTTGATGTCTTCTGCCGGTTTCCTTCATCAGTTGTGGCAGAATGTAAAGCCAAAACTGATGCACCTCAttgggaattttaa